A single Bacillus sp. OxB-1 DNA region contains:
- the opp3b gene encoding oligopeptide ABC transporter permease, whose product MAKYITKRVVYMFISLFLIATFTFILMKLLPGSPLTSAAKLSQEQREVVYEKYGLNDPLPVQYVRYMGNLAKGDFGVSFQYKNADVMTLIVKKLKYSMILGGQALLFGTLFGIVLGMIAALKQNTIWDYGSTVIAILGVSIPSFVFAALLQYAFAVHWQWFDVGLWKGWKSSVLPSIALAMGPIAMAARFIRTEMIEVLNSDYILLAKAKGANWFEIAFKHAFRNALIPLITVLGPVAASLFTGSLVVEQIFAIPGIGEQFVKSINSNDYSVIMGTTMFFSVFLIVIILIVDILYGVIDPRIRLSGGAKS is encoded by the coding sequence ATGGCGAAATATATAACGAAGCGAGTCGTTTACATGTTCATCTCACTATTCCTCATAGCGACGTTTACTTTCATCTTGATGAAACTGCTGCCCGGTTCCCCGCTCACCTCCGCGGCAAAATTATCACAAGAGCAGCGAGAAGTCGTTTACGAAAAATATGGGTTGAATGATCCGTTGCCTGTCCAATACGTTCGGTATATGGGCAATTTGGCAAAAGGGGATTTTGGCGTGTCTTTCCAATATAAGAACGCCGACGTCATGACGTTGATTGTGAAAAAGTTGAAATATTCAATGATACTTGGCGGTCAAGCATTGTTGTTCGGCACATTGTTCGGTATTGTTCTCGGAATGATTGCAGCATTGAAGCAAAATACGATATGGGACTACGGTAGTACTGTCATTGCGATTTTGGGAGTCTCCATCCCTTCCTTCGTATTCGCGGCGCTATTGCAATACGCATTCGCGGTGCATTGGCAATGGTTTGACGTCGGTCTTTGGAAAGGTTGGAAATCGAGCGTGCTTCCATCGATTGCACTCGCGATGGGGCCGATTGCGATGGCGGCCCGTTTCATTCGAACGGAAATGATTGAAGTACTGAATTCGGATTATATCTTGCTGGCAAAAGCGAAAGGCGCCAACTGGTTTGAAATAGCATTCAAGCATGCTTTCCGGAATGCTTTGATTCCCCTTATCACTGTATTGGGGCCAGTGGCGGCTAGTCTCTTTACCGGGTCCCTTGTCGTAGAGCAGATTTTTGCTATCCCGGGAATCGGTGAACAATTCGTCAAATCGATCAACTCGAATGATTATTCCGTCATTATGGGGACTACGATGTTCTTCTCCGTATTCTTGATCGTCATTATTCTAATCGTCGATATTTTATACGGCGTCATTGATCCGCGGATTCGTTTGTCTGGAGGTGCCAAATCATGA